Below is a genomic region from Thioalkalivibrio sp. XN279.
GCGCACCAGCGCCACGCCGCCGCCCGGGACCACGCCCTCCTCGACCGCCGCGCGCGTGGCGTGCAGCGCGTCTTCGACGCGGGCCTTCTTCTCCTTCATCTCGACCTCGGTGGCCGCACCGACCTTGATCACGGCGACGCCGCCGGCGAGCTTGGCGACCCGCTCCTGCAGCTTCTCCTTGTCGTAGTCGGAGGTGGCGTCCTCGATCTGGGCGCGGATCTGCTCGATGCGGCCCTTGATGTCGTCGGCCTTGCCGTGGCCGTCGATGATGGTGGTGTTCTCCTTGGTGACCTGCACCTTCTTCGCCTCGCCGAGGTCGGCCAGGGAGGCCTTCTCGAGCTGCAGGCCGACTTCCTCGGAGATCACCGTGCCGCCGGTCAGGATGGCGATGTCCTGCAGCATGGCCTTGCGGCGGTCGCCGAAGCCCGGCGCCTTCACGGCGGCGACCTTGACGATGCCGCGGATGGTGTTCACCACCAGCGTTGCCAGCGCCTCGCCCTCGACGTCCTCGGACACGATCAGCAGCGGACGGCCGGACTTGGCGACGGCCTCCAGCAGCGGCAGCATCTCGCGGATGTTCGAGATCTTCTTGTCGTGCAGCAGGATGTAGGGGTTCTCGAGCACCACCGACTGGGTCTGCTGGTCATTGATGAAGTATGGCGAGAGGTAGCCGCGGTCGAACTGCATGCCCTCGACCACGTCCAGCTCGCTCTCCAGGCCCGAGCCGTCCTCGACGGTGATCACGCCTTCCTTGCCGACCTTGTCCATCGCCTCGGCGATGCGGTTGCCGATCTCGCTGTCGCCGTTGGCCGAAATCGTGCCGACCTGGGCGATGGCCTTGCGGTCCTCGCAGGGCTTCGACAACTTCTTCAGCTCGGCGATGATGCTGGCGGTGGCCTTGTCGATGCCGCGCTTCAGGTCCATCGGGTTCATGCCGGCAGCCACTGACTTCATGCCCTCGCGCAGGATCGCCTGCGCCAGCACGGTGGCGGTGGTGGTGCCGTCGCCGGCCTCGTCGGAGGTCTGCGAGGCGACTTCCTTCACCATCTGCGCGCCCATGTTCTCGAACCGGTCCTGCAGCTCGATTTCCTTGGCGACGGAGACGCCGTCCTTGGTCACGGTCGGCGAACCGAAGCTCTTCTCGAGCACGGCGTTGCGGCCCTTCGGGCCGAGGGTCACCTTGACGGCGTTGGCGAGGATGTTGACGCCGCGGACCATGCGGCCACGCGCTT
It encodes:
- the groL gene encoding chaperonin GroEL (60 kDa chaperone family; promotes refolding of misfolded polypeptides especially under stressful conditions; forms two stacked rings of heptamers to form a barrel-shaped 14mer; ends can be capped by GroES; misfolded proteins enter the barrel where they are refolded when GroES binds); the encoded protein is MAAKEVKFSDEARGRMVRGVNILANAVKVTLGPKGRNAVLEKSFGSPTVTKDGVSVAKEIELQDRFENMGAQMVKEVASQTSDEAGDGTTTATVLAQAILREGMKSVAAGMNPMDLKRGIDKATASIIAELKKLSKPCEDRKAIAQVGTISANGDSEIGNRIAEAMDKVGKEGVITVEDGSGLESELDVVEGMQFDRGYLSPYFINDQQTQSVVLENPYILLHDKKISNIREMLPLLEAVAKSGRPLLIVSEDVEGEALATLVVNTIRGIVKVAAVKAPGFGDRRKAMLQDIAILTGGTVISEEVGLQLEKASLADLGEAKKVQVTKENTTIIDGHGKADDIKGRIEQIRAQIEDATSDYDKEKLQERVAKLAGGVAVIKVGAATEVEMKEKKARVEDALHATRAAVEEGVVPGGGVALVRAVAELGKLKGDNHDQDMGVKILLRAAEEPLRQIVANAGEDGSVVLNKVREGKGNYGYNAASSEYGDLIDMGILDPTKVTRLALQNAASVAGLLLTTEVMIAEMPKDDEKAPAMPDMDGMM